In Sphingomonas sp. R1, a single genomic region encodes these proteins:
- a CDS encoding GMC family oxidoreductase codes for MAATNRFDAIVIGSGVSGGFAAKELTEKGLRVLMLDRGRMVEHGEDYPYDGKPAYDVPARNIMPKGLQERDYFIAKRGYVQPSNVGFYNNDRLNPYAFDEGSKFYWIRPGAVGGKSLIWGRWSFRWAPEDFEANKREGVDGAWPIGYDDLAPWYAKVEDYIGVSGSRENLPYLPDSNFQPPMPMNVAEKWLKERLEAKFPGRKLIHTRLSNMTEDKPDQGRTKCQFRNQCGNGCSFGAYFSTQAVTLPAARATGKLTLQSDAVVTNIEYDAAKKRVTGVRYVDAKTGQAQVVNADLVFLCASAMGSNQILLNSRAPGSERSHFDSSGTLGRYVMDHIFRVGIDGEIPGMTDLIEYGRRPGGVYIPRFRNIGGDEGVGFRRGYGYQGSARRDPAAPVGFGAAMKHGMRRYGPWRFSMGAFGECLPYKDNRVSLHPSKVDRFGVPLMRFDVTFRENELRLIADARTQGEAMLRAAGLQNVKSSEGDHVPGDAIHEMGGARMGADPRSSVLGSFSQAHDAPNLYVTDGAQMASASCVNPSLTFMALTMRAADHAVKQLRA; via the coding sequence ATGGCTGCAACCAACAGGTTCGACGCGATCGTCATCGGCTCGGGCGTCAGCGGCGGTTTTGCCGCGAAGGAACTCACCGAAAAGGGACTTCGCGTGCTGATGCTCGATCGCGGCCGCATGGTCGAGCATGGCGAGGACTATCCGTACGACGGCAAGCCCGCCTATGACGTTCCCGCCCGCAACATCATGCCCAAGGGCCTGCAGGAACGCGACTATTTCATCGCCAAGCGCGGTTATGTGCAGCCGAGCAATGTCGGCTTCTACAACAACGATCGCCTCAACCCCTATGCCTTTGACGAAGGCAGCAAATTCTACTGGATCCGCCCCGGCGCGGTGGGCGGCAAGTCGCTGATCTGGGGGCGCTGGAGCTTCCGCTGGGCGCCGGAGGACTTCGAGGCGAACAAGCGCGAGGGCGTCGATGGCGCCTGGCCGATCGGCTATGACGACCTCGCGCCCTGGTACGCGAAGGTCGAGGACTATATCGGCGTGTCGGGCTCGCGCGAGAACCTGCCCTATCTGCCGGACAGCAACTTCCAGCCGCCGATGCCGATGAACGTCGCGGAGAAGTGGCTGAAGGAACGGCTGGAGGCCAAATTCCCCGGCCGCAAGCTGATCCACACCCGCCTGTCCAACATGACCGAAGACAAGCCAGACCAGGGCCGCACCAAGTGCCAGTTCCGCAACCAGTGCGGCAATGGCTGCTCGTTCGGGGCCTATTTCTCGACCCAGGCAGTCACCCTCCCCGCCGCGCGCGCGACCGGCAAGCTGACGCTCCAGTCGGACGCGGTGGTGACCAACATCGAGTATGATGCCGCGAAGAAGCGGGTCACCGGCGTGCGCTATGTCGATGCCAAGACCGGGCAGGCGCAGGTGGTGAACGCCGACCTCGTCTTCCTCTGCGCCTCGGCGATGGGATCGAACCAGATCCTGCTCAACTCACGCGCGCCCGGCAGTGAACGCAGCCATTTCGACAGCAGCGGGACGCTGGGCCGCTATGTGATGGACCATATCTTCCGCGTCGGCATCGACGGCGAGATCCCGGGCATGACCGACCTGATCGAATATGGCCGGCGCCCCGGCGGCGTCTACATCCCGCGCTTCCGCAACATCGGCGGCGACGAAGGCGTGGGGTTCCGGCGGGGCTATGGCTATCAGGGCAGTGCGCGGCGCGATCCGGCGGCCCCGGTTGGGTTCGGCGCCGCGATGAAGCACGGCATGCGCCGCTACGGCCCGTGGCGCTTCAGCATGGGCGCGTTCGGCGAGTGCCTGCCCTACAAGGACAATCGCGTCTCGCTCCACCCCAGCAAGGTGGATCGCTTCGGGGTGCCGCTGATGCGCTTCGACGTGACTTTCCGCGAGAACGAGCTGCGGCTGATCGCCGATGCGCGCACCCAGGGCGAGGCGATGCTGCGCGCGGCCGGGCTGCAGAACGTGAAGAGCAGCGAGGGCGATCACGTCCCCGGCGATGCCATCCACGAAATGGGCGGCGCGCGCATGGGCGCCGATCCGCGCAGTTCGGTGCTGGGCAGCTTCAGCCAGGCGCATGACGCACCAAACCTCTACGTCACCGATGGCGCGCAGATGGCCTCGGCCTCGTGCGTCAACCCGTCGCTCACCTTCATGGCGCTGACGATGCGCGCCGCCGACCACGCGGTGAAGCAGCTCCGCGCCTGA